One window of uncultured Methanoregula sp. genomic DNA carries:
- a CDS encoding response regulator has protein sequence MIRILLVDDDRDILDIMRLDLEDDPALAVDTCSASTEAIEKVKQSNYDAIIADWRMPVMNGTELIRQLRRDGCKSLVILYSGHNISSDIRTAIDGGADYYIHRGGDPDSEFAQLRQIIWKAASSRNMPKTP, from the coding sequence ATGATTCGTATACTTTTAGTTGATGATGACAGGGACATACTGGATATCATGCGTCTTGATCTCGAAGACGATCCGGCATTGGCTGTTGATACCTGCAGTGCGTCTACTGAAGCGATTGAGAAAGTTAAACAAAGCAATTATGATGCGATCATCGCCGACTGGCGCATGCCGGTAATGAACGGGACTGAACTGATCAGACAGTTGCGCAGGGACGGCTGTAAATCGCTGGTCATTCTTTATTCAGGGCACAATATCAGTTCCGATATCAGGACTGCCATTGATGGCGGGGCAGACTATTATATCCACCGGGGTGGCGACCCTGATTCAGAATTTGCCCAGCTGCGGCAGATCATCTGGAAAGCAGCCAGCTCACGGAATATGCCCAAGACTCCCTGA
- a CDS encoding PAS domain S-box protein, whose protein sequence is MYSVIYVDDEPDLLDLAQLYLEDTGFFKIDKADSASIALQKLARQRYDAIIADFQMPRMDGIEFLKQVRQNFGNTPFILFTGRGREEVVIEAINNGADYYLQKGGEPDSLFAELTHKLRQAIQIRKDQATIRINEERLRRAQEIGQTGAWEYTIETRRMWGSDEGFRIFGINLPAGEVPVGLVEACIQQAEISRQALYDLIYNGKDYNIVYTINPADGSSSRVIRSIAELEKDNKGNPVKVLGIIRDITEKTGIQSALRESEERFKDIYENAPVGIFRSTVDGKFIHANPALAQMLGFRSAGELIQKVNDSSIPGVIWEDAAQRPDFIREVIRRNNWHQSEHRFRCNDSRIITVNLLYRTVINQFTGEMELEGFCADISDHKKAVEALTESETRFADVINNAGEWIWEVDAEGVYRYSSPAGLRIHGFETDELVGKKHFYDLFIPEEREDFRQKAFEVFRQKKTFRHFINTNIHKNGDTVILETSGTPVLDADGTLLGYRGADLNITSRKKTEEDLVKNEAKFRQLVHQLQDSVIILAYDGTILFANPSAYTLAGMSPCETVMGTHLSRFIDRDTWDQVKWDLKDITAGNTVQVSEYRIKTADNSTRWVEASGTRINYQGVDAIMVAIHDVTERRRAREELEIINKKLELLSNITRHDIINKITVILGNIRAAKKKCADPEIIEALNKLEASAKSIRGLTEFTRIYQILGSHEPLWQRPDGIISQKSLPPGICFESSMADIEIFADPMFEKVFYNLLDNSLQHGGHVTRIRLFTELLTEGLRIIWEDNGSGIPAGDKEYIFDRGFGDNTGLGLFLCREILAITGIGIRETGIFGKGARFEIIVPADHFRQLA, encoded by the coding sequence ATGTATTCTGTAATTTACGTTGATGACGAGCCTGACCTTCTCGATCTGGCCCAGTTATATCTTGAAGATACCGGGTTTTTTAAGATCGACAAAGCAGATTCTGCCTCAATTGCACTGCAGAAACTCGCCAGGCAACGATATGATGCTATTATCGCCGATTTCCAGATGCCCCGCATGGACGGGATTGAGTTCCTCAAACAGGTCCGGCAGAATTTCGGGAACACACCATTTATTCTCTTCACAGGAAGAGGACGGGAAGAAGTTGTTATAGAAGCGATCAACAACGGAGCAGATTATTACCTGCAGAAAGGGGGAGAGCCGGATTCGCTCTTTGCGGAGCTGACCCATAAACTCCGCCAGGCAATCCAGATCAGGAAAGACCAGGCAACCATCCGGATAAACGAGGAGCGCCTGCGCCGGGCACAGGAGATAGGGCAGACGGGTGCGTGGGAATATACCATTGAAACCCGGAGGATGTGGGGATCTGATGAGGGGTTCAGGATCTTCGGGATCAATTTGCCTGCCGGAGAAGTCCCGGTCGGGCTGGTCGAGGCCTGTATCCAGCAGGCTGAGATCTCGCGCCAGGCATTGTATGACCTGATCTATAATGGAAAGGATTACAATATTGTTTATACGATCAATCCGGCCGATGGTTCGTCCTCCCGGGTCATACGGTCCATTGCCGAACTGGAAAAAGACAATAAGGGTAATCCCGTAAAAGTGCTGGGTATCATCCGGGACATCACCGAAAAGACCGGCATCCAGTCAGCACTTCGGGAGAGCGAGGAGAGGTTTAAGGATATTTATGAAAATGCCCCGGTCGGGATCTTCCGCTCGACCGTTGATGGAAAATTCATCCATGCAAACCCGGCTCTTGCGCAAATGCTCGGATTTCGTTCTGCCGGGGAATTGATACAGAAGGTTAATGATTCCAGCATCCCGGGGGTCATCTGGGAGGACGCTGCACAAAGGCCGGATTTTATAAGGGAGGTTATCAGACGGAATAACTGGCACCAGTCAGAACACCGGTTCCGTTGCAATGACAGCCGTATCATCACCGTGAATCTTCTGTACCGCACGGTCATCAATCAATTCACCGGGGAGATGGAACTGGAAGGATTCTGTGCCGACATTTCCGATCATAAGAAAGCGGTTGAAGCCTTAACAGAAAGCGAGACGCGGTTTGCCGACGTGATAAATAATGCCGGGGAATGGATCTGGGAAGTGGACGCAGAAGGAGTTTACCGCTACAGCAGTCCCGCGGGCCTGCGGATTCACGGATTTGAAACCGACGAACTTGTGGGTAAAAAACATTTTTATGATCTGTTCATTCCGGAAGAACGTGAGGATTTCAGGCAAAAAGCCTTTGAGGTGTTCCGGCAAAAAAAGACATTCCGGCATTTCATCAACACCAACATCCATAAAAACGGCGATACGGTCATCCTTGAAACGAGTGGAACGCCGGTACTGGATGCAGATGGAACACTCCTTGGATACCGGGGGGCAGATCTCAATATAACAAGCCGGAAAAAGACCGAAGAAGATCTGGTAAAAAATGAGGCCAAATTCCGCCAGCTCGTGCACCAGCTGCAGGACAGTGTTATCATACTCGCCTATGACGGAACCATTCTCTTTGCCAACCCATCGGCTTACACCCTGGCCGGAATGTCCCCATGCGAGACGGTCATGGGAACTCATCTTTCCCGGTTTATTGATCGGGACACATGGGACCAGGTAAAATGGGATCTTAAGGACATCACCGCAGGAAATACCGTTCAGGTTTCTGAATACAGGATAAAAACTGCAGATAACAGCACCAGGTGGGTGGAGGCATCCGGTACCAGGATCAATTACCAGGGAGTGGATGCCATCATGGTCGCAATCCACGATGTGACCGAACGCAGGCGGGCCCGGGAAGAACTGGAGATTATCAACAAAAAACTCGAGCTCCTTTCGAATATAACCCGGCATGATATCATCAATAAGATTACCGTGATCCTGGGGAATATCCGTGCGGCCAAGAAAAAGTGTGCGGATCCGGAAATCATTGAAGCACTGAACAAACTGGAAGCATCAGCAAAATCCATCAGGGGACTGACTGAATTCACCCGGATCTACCAGATCCTCGGCAGTCATGAACCCCTGTGGCAGAGACCTGACGGGATCATTTCCCAAAAATCACTGCCACCAGGCATTTGCTTTGAATCATCAATGGCTGATATCGAGATCTTTGCCGATCCCATGTTCGAAAAGGTATTTTACAATCTTCTTGACAATTCCCTACAACACGGCGGGCATGTCACCCGGATCCGGCTCTTCACTGAACTTCTCACGGAGGGATTGAGAATCATCTGGGAAGATAATGGATCCGGCATTCCTGCTGGTGACAAGGAATATATCTTCGACCGGGGGTTTGGGGATAATACCGGCCTTGGGCTTTTCCTCTGCAGGGAAATACTCGCTATCACGGGCATCGGGATCAGGGAAACAGGTATCTTCGGGAAAGGCGCACGGTTCGAGATCATAGTACCAGCCGACCATTTCCGACAACTGGCATAA
- a CDS encoding nuclear transport factor 2 family protein, giving the protein MAHQLLQDEEIRAVFTQYAEGYRSKDIRKILDLCSADITGFGSGPDEIVLGKTSLKETLRRDLSQADQISVAFPGMEIHGLGAVVLVTSGCSFTFVSGGVRQNMTGRFTAVVRNTGSRWLIEQIHFSMPFGGQIAGQSYPGAEK; this is encoded by the coding sequence ATGGCACATCAGTTGCTTCAGGATGAGGAAATTCGGGCTGTTTTCACCCAGTACGCTGAAGGATACCGGAGTAAGGATATCCGGAAAATTCTTGATCTTTGTTCTGCCGATATTACCGGCTTTGGGAGCGGCCCCGATGAAATCGTGCTGGGGAAAACCTCCCTGAAAGAAACGCTTCGCCGCGATCTCTCACAGGCAGATCAGATCTCGGTTGCATTTCCGGGAATGGAAATCCATGGGCTCGGTGCAGTAGTGCTGGTAACGAGCGGGTGCAGTTTTACCTTTGTCTCTGGCGGAGTCAGGCAAAACATGACCGGTCGGTTCACTGCGGTTGTGAGAAATACCGGGAGCAGGTGGCTGATAGAACAGATCCACTTCTCCATGCCGTTTGGGGGACAGATCGCAGGGCAGTCATATCCGGGTGCCGAAAAGTAA
- a CDS encoding histidine kinase N-terminal 7TM domain-containing protein — MILQYSPWLIPFTISAIITGTLTIISWQNRDRIIPRIFMVLTAALTIWAAGAALESVIADFPTIFIINALIIPAIVIIPVALLLMVFCYMGRDHLVTERTTLLLLIIPVCTVILVATDPIHHLYYTGVIPHLMDGAITWEFLHGPFFWITLAYEYIIMGVIVALLVRQIAITRDNYRQPLVFFLIACCIPFSFGIAYTFGIPPFPRFLCLTPIGFSLACLIMAPGVFRYSPQTPVSYPLIFTTMKDSVVVIDTGDRITDLNPAAERILNVSLNRVLGKPVREIFPFIAPLLDIPERADREVSAEIHTGSGADERFFDANHRPIQSSRGVNLRLILLHDVTDRKRADDAIRESERKYRELVDLLPEIVFESDLAGNLTYVNDSGLSIFGYTRDDLKHGLNMIAHIIEADRERVRKDIINVVISGKSPGSEYTAIRRNGSTFPVFVVSTPVLQNSTCTGLRGILIDMTERRKSELAIQTAMKKLTILNNITRHDIVNKLTALGAYLSLTQDSVSDPDTADNLKECEKIIRSINEHVEFMKDYQEIGIHAPLWQDLDEVVRRVADSCANTGITIVPVKNNIEIFADPLFEKVVYNLLDNAIRHGEHVTRISFTARKTGHKTCIMYEDDGAGISQGDKKYLFEKGFGKNTGLGLFLSREILGITGISITETGIPGKGARFEIDVPEEGCRGKKNNS; from the coding sequence ATGATACTCCAGTATTCTCCTTGGCTGATCCCCTTCACCATCTCGGCGATTATTACCGGCACACTGACAATCATCAGCTGGCAGAACCGTGACAGGATCATCCCGCGGATCTTCATGGTTCTCACCGCGGCGCTGACCATCTGGGCGGCAGGTGCGGCTCTCGAATCAGTAATTGCAGACTTCCCCACGATCTTCATTATCAATGCGCTCATCATTCCCGCAATAGTGATAATTCCGGTCGCGCTGCTGCTCATGGTATTCTGTTACATGGGGCGGGATCACCTGGTCACGGAACGGACCACCCTTCTCCTGCTGATTATACCGGTCTGCACCGTTATCCTGGTTGCCACCGATCCGATTCACCACCTGTATTATACCGGGGTCATCCCGCATCTCATGGATGGTGCGATCACCTGGGAGTTCCTGCACGGGCCGTTCTTCTGGATAACGCTGGCATACGAATACATTATCATGGGCGTGATAGTGGCGCTGCTGGTCCGGCAGATCGCCATTACCCGTGATAATTACCGGCAGCCCCTCGTTTTTTTCCTGATTGCCTGCTGCATCCCGTTCTCGTTTGGTATTGCGTATACCTTTGGCATTCCCCCCTTCCCCCGGTTCCTGTGCCTTACGCCCATTGGTTTTTCCCTGGCCTGCCTCATCATGGCCCCGGGGGTGTTCCGGTATTCCCCGCAAACCCCGGTCTCGTATCCGCTCATTTTCACAACCATGAAGGATAGTGTCGTGGTCATCGATACCGGTGACCGGATAACAGATCTGAACCCGGCTGCGGAGCGCATCCTGAATGTTTCCCTCAACAGGGTTTTGGGAAAACCGGTACGGGAAATTTTCCCGTTCATCGCCCCGTTACTGGACATCCCGGAAAGGGCCGACCGGGAAGTCTCCGCAGAGATCCATACCGGCAGCGGGGCGGATGAGCGGTTCTTCGATGCCAATCACCGGCCCATTCAATCCAGCCGGGGCGTGAACCTCCGCCTTATCCTGTTGCATGATGTTACGGACCGTAAAAGGGCAGATGATGCAATCCGCGAGAGCGAACGGAAATACCGGGAACTGGTCGATCTGCTTCCCGAGATTGTCTTTGAATCCGATCTTGCCGGGAATCTCACTTATGTGAATGACAGCGGTCTCTCCATTTTCGGGTATACCCGTGACGATCTGAAACACGGCCTCAATATGATTGCCCATATCATCGAAGCAGACCGCGAGCGGGTACGTAAGGATATCATAAACGTCGTTATTTCCGGCAAAAGCCCGGGTAGCGAATACACGGCAATTAGGAGAAACGGCAGCACATTTCCGGTGTTTGTTGTTTCCACGCCGGTTCTGCAGAATTCAACCTGTACCGGGCTGCGCGGCATCCTCATCGACATGACCGAGCGCAGGAAATCAGAACTTGCAATACAGACGGCGATGAAAAAACTCACGATCCTCAACAACATCACACGGCACGACATCGTCAACAAGCTCACTGCCCTCGGTGCATACCTTTCGCTTACGCAGGATTCTGTCAGCGACCCGGATACTGCCGATAACCTCAAAGAGTGCGAAAAGATCATCCGGTCCATCAACGAACATGTTGAATTCATGAAGGACTACCAGGAGATCGGCATCCATGCGCCACTCTGGCAGGACCTTGATGAAGTTGTCCGGAGGGTGGCGGATTCCTGTGCCAATACCGGGATAACCATTGTCCCCGTTAAGAATAATATCGAGATCTTTGCAGATCCGCTTTTCGAGAAAGTGGTCTATAACCTGCTGGACAATGCAATCCGGCACGGGGAACACGTAACCCGTATTTCCTTTACTGCCAGAAAAACGGGACACAAAACCTGTATAATGTACGAGGATGACGGGGCAGGTATTTCACAAGGGGATAAAAAATACCTCTTCGAGAAAGGTTTTGGAAAAAATACCGGCCTTGGCCTGTTCCTTTCCCGGGAAATTCTCGGTATCACAGGGATCTCCATAACGGAGACAGGTATACCAGGAAAGGGAGCCCGTTTCGAGATTGATGTACCCGAAGAGGGCTGCCGGGGAAAAAAGAATAATTCCTGA
- a CDS encoding PEGA domain-containing protein translates to MTCASAAGGIQTSLGDVVTLSGYSPSSPSVYMFLTGPNLPANGVALDNINRRADQGGFTVVNVDGNDHWTYKWNTANVGGRLDEGSYMIWVVNGPNDLSRLGQAEYSTIMVTLGSPSITAGVSSGATPSVSAAPATLDIVTEPAGASIVLNEKYIGMTPLTTGNLTPGTYTLSLSKFGYTKIITPVRLDAGKTTTVNAPLVLQVGSLAVNTTPSGSMIQLDGSPAGISPALLSNLSAGNHQLTVSHDGYLPVQEPVTVVADQVSPVSVNLTPVTSATLPLPAAALLPLPICAIGIVVLLGIWYRNRSH, encoded by the coding sequence GTGACCTGCGCGTCGGCAGCGGGCGGTATCCAGACTTCGCTTGGAGACGTCGTGACGCTTTCCGGCTATTCCCCGAGCAGCCCTTCTGTATACATGTTCCTGACGGGCCCCAATCTCCCGGCCAACGGTGTAGCCCTGGACAATATCAACCGTCGGGCTGACCAGGGGGGTTTCACCGTGGTGAACGTGGATGGAAACGATCACTGGACCTATAAATGGAATACCGCAAATGTCGGTGGCCGGCTGGATGAGGGCTCGTACATGATCTGGGTGGTGAACGGGCCAAATGATCTCTCCCGCCTGGGCCAGGCGGAATACAGTACGATCATGGTAACCCTGGGAAGCCCCTCCATTACCGCGGGTGTGTCCTCCGGCGCAACCCCTTCCGTGTCTGCTGCACCCGCTACTCTTGATATCGTGACGGAACCCGCTGGCGCCTCCATTGTGCTCAATGAAAAATATATCGGTATGACTCCCCTGACAACCGGCAATCTTACCCCGGGAACGTACACTCTATCCCTTTCAAAATTCGGGTATACAAAGATCATAACCCCGGTCCGGCTGGACGCCGGGAAGACCACCACGGTCAATGCCCCTCTTGTCCTGCAGGTGGGTTCCCTTGCGGTCAATACCACGCCCTCCGGATCGATGATCCAGCTGGATGGTTCCCCTGCCGGTATCTCGCCTGCCCTTCTTTCAAACCTCTCGGCCGGCAACCACCAGCTTACGGTAAGCCACGATGGGTATCTCCCGGTTCAGGAACCGGTCACGGTTGTCGCGGACCAGGTTTCACCGGTCTCTGTTAATCTTACCCCGGTTACCTCAGCAACACTCCCACTGCCTGCAGCTGCGCTTCTCCCACTGCCGATCTGCGCCATTGGGATTGTCGTCCTTCTGGGGATATGGTACCGCAACCGGTCGCACTGA
- a CDS encoding aldolase, with product MSYTISLISPEEKEQLIDHYQPRVRYEIKSDIYGCCIKLLSDNHALKETWQENFYAMSETIRSHGRMYVFSDPAYPENSLLLDPYSKTAFLLNFSYYGWIKSIALGLTGDILEDEHGISSIHGACVDIGGRGVCLIGTSGAGKTTQTYGLLNDPHSRVISDDWFFSRLYGPDILAFGSEKNFYIREDLTAIWKEFGGLVEKHEYDADGRAVANLRWVVGKGRQLPFTTLKTLVILKRDPTDPEASRHLEHEDALALVTANRYFNPHLLVDNPRKGAIRKKFMADLLERTTVYLVNTTGTPLETQGLIRSIVKLNE from the coding sequence ATGTCCTACACGATATCCCTGATTTCACCGGAAGAGAAGGAACAGCTGATTGATCACTACCAGCCCCGGGTCCGGTATGAAATCAAATCCGATATTTACGGGTGCTGCATCAAGCTGCTCTCGGACAACCACGCCCTGAAGGAAACCTGGCAGGAGAATTTTTACGCAATGTCCGAGACCATCCGCTCCCACGGGCGTATGTACGTTTTCAGCGATCCGGCCTATCCTGAAAATTCCCTCCTGCTGGATCCTTATTCAAAAACGGCATTCCTGCTCAATTTCAGCTACTATGGCTGGATCAAATCCATAGCCCTTGGCCTTACCGGCGATATCCTCGAGGACGAACACGGGATCTCTTCCATCCACGGGGCCTGTGTTGATATCGGGGGCCGGGGGGTCTGCCTTATCGGTACCTCCGGGGCAGGAAAAACCACCCAGACCTATGGTCTCCTCAATGATCCGCACAGCCGGGTCATTTCCGACGACTGGTTCTTCTCGCGGCTGTATGGTCCGGATATCCTTGCCTTTGGTTCCGAGAAGAATTTTTACATCCGCGAAGATTTAACCGCCATCTGGAAAGAATTTGGCGGGCTTGTCGAAAAGCACGAGTATGATGCCGACGGCAGAGCCGTGGCAAATCTCCGGTGGGTTGTCGGGAAAGGGCGGCAGTTGCCCTTTACCACGTTAAAAACGCTCGTCATCCTCAAGCGGGATCCCACTGACCCGGAAGCCAGCCGGCATCTCGAGCATGAGGATGCGCTCGCTCTTGTTACCGCAAACCGGTATTTCAACCCCCATCTCCTCGTGGATAACCCGAGGAAAGGGGCTATCCGGAAAAAATTTATGGCCGACCTGCTGGAACGGACAACGGTCTATCTTGTCAATACCACGGGGACTCCGCTGGAAACGCAGGGCCTGATCCGGTCAATTGTGAAATTGAATGAATAA
- a CDS encoding PAS domain S-box protein, protein MISILYVDDEPVLLDLCRIFLERTGDFKVDTLESATGVPRLLEEKHYDAIIADYQMPEMDGITLLKTVRTQFGDIPFILFTGRGREEIVIEALNNGADFYLQKGGDARSQFTELAHKVRQAVSRQRAERDLRASEKRLYDIINFLPDPTFAIDREGHVIAWNRAIETLTGVAASEMLGKGNYEYSLPFYGYRRPLLIDLVFEPDDHINGHYSGIIREKDVLIAETDLPRPQGQPIVIMGKASPLYNPAGEIIGSIESIRDITTRKNAELELRSAYEEIAATEEELRGQFDTLALSEKSLRESEARFRQLSETTTASIFVVGKKILYANPAAETLTGYTREELGVMDFWEFVHPEFKEKVKDRGTRMPGFGERPSHQVFKILRKNGEVRWVDASTTRIHYAGTPAVLSIQVDITERKENEDALRSSRQFLANILENFPGVVFWKDNNFRYLGCNRNFAAGAGLNDPSEIIGKTDYDLPWARTEAEAYLEADRRVISGDVPFLNVQESQLQAGGKVAWFDTHKIPLLGPDGEVAGVLGTSNDITERKQVMDRLSRMNQMFLRFGPDSRANIGLITSLAGELLRGSCAFYHRLENDSLECIGHWNPPAGFTDSGSWEDRFFVDVIRGSKDEPVRITNPGSPASSESDPGSGSFPFKTYVGKTARIGDDYQGLLSVLYTDTVVTAAADLEFLTILANAIAIEDERWLAKESLMDSMEKYRGLFELGSEAIFLIDSETDRLLEANEAASEMYGYSHDELLSLKNMDLIAEQEIIEPPIKRPATGNLSIPLQYHIKKDGTVFPVEINGKFFIWSGRRVHVAAIHDITDRIRAEDALRRANKKLNLLNSINRHDVVNQLTVLQGYSQLALLREPEPVIGDFLAKIDAVSDTIARQLAFTGMYQELGVHAPGWHHLDDILSRVRPKEILFSSSCSNIEIFADPMLEMVFANLFDNAFRHGERVSRISIRCEPAGDDLMITVEDNGIGVPLDIKQKIFQKGFGKHTGFGLFLVREILAITGISIHETGKHGTGARFEIMVPKDGFRQGKVSRK, encoded by the coding sequence ATGATCTCCATCCTGTACGTGGATGATGAGCCCGTTCTTCTCGATCTCTGCCGTATTTTCCTGGAACGGACCGGGGATTTTAAGGTGGATACCCTGGAGTCGGCAACCGGTGTTCCCCGGCTCCTTGAAGAAAAACACTACGATGCCATCATCGCCGATTACCAGATGCCGGAAATGGATGGTATAACGCTCCTCAAAACCGTCCGCACGCAGTTTGGGGATATCCCGTTTATCCTCTTTACCGGCAGGGGCCGCGAGGAGATCGTTATCGAGGCCCTCAACAACGGGGCTGATTTTTACCTCCAGAAAGGGGGGGATGCGAGATCCCAGTTCACGGAACTTGCCCACAAGGTACGCCAGGCTGTCAGCAGGCAGCGGGCTGAACGCGATCTTCGGGCATCGGAAAAACGCCTGTACGATATCATCAATTTTCTCCCGGATCCCACGTTTGCCATCGACCGTGAGGGGCATGTGATAGCCTGGAACCGGGCGATAGAGACTCTTACCGGTGTTGCTGCCAGCGAAATGCTGGGAAAAGGAAACTACGAGTATTCGCTCCCGTTCTATGGTTATCGCCGGCCTCTCCTCATCGACCTGGTATTTGAACCAGATGACCACATAAACGGGCACTATTCCGGTATTATCCGGGAAAAAGACGTCCTTATTGCCGAAACCGATCTTCCCCGTCCGCAGGGGCAGCCGATTGTTATTATGGGAAAGGCAAGCCCCCTCTACAATCCGGCCGGGGAAATTATCGGGTCCATTGAATCGATCCGGGATATCACGACCCGGAAGAATGCCGAGCTTGAATTGCGATCTGCTTACGAGGAGATTGCCGCTACAGAAGAGGAACTGAGGGGCCAGTTCGACACCCTCGCACTGAGTGAAAAGAGCCTCCGGGAGAGCGAAGCCCGGTTCCGTCAGCTCTCCGAGACAACCACGGCCAGTATCTTTGTCGTTGGCAAAAAAATCCTGTATGCAAACCCGGCTGCCGAGACACTCACCGGGTATACCCGGGAGGAACTCGGCGTAATGGATTTCTGGGAGTTTGTGCATCCCGAGTTCAAGGAAAAAGTAAAAGACCGGGGCACCCGGATGCCCGGGTTCGGGGAAAGGCCTTCTCACCAGGTGTTCAAGATCCTTCGGAAAAACGGGGAAGTGCGCTGGGTGGATGCATCGACAACCCGGATCCACTATGCCGGAACTCCCGCGGTACTCAGTATCCAGGTGGATATAACCGAACGCAAGGAAAATGAGGACGCGCTCAGGAGCTCTCGTCAGTTCCTTGCAAATATCCTTGAGAATTTTCCCGGGGTTGTCTTCTGGAAAGACAACAATTTCCGGTACCTTGGCTGCAACCGGAATTTTGCGGCCGGCGCCGGTCTCAATGATCCCTCGGAGATCATTGGCAAAACGGATTACGATCTCCCGTGGGCGCGTACCGAGGCCGAGGCCTACCTGGAGGCAGATCGCCGTGTCATCAGCGGTGATGTGCCGTTCCTGAATGTCCAGGAATCCCAGCTGCAGGCCGGGGGAAAGGTCGCCTGGTTCGATACCCACAAAATCCCCCTGCTCGGTCCCGACGGTGAGGTTGCGGGGGTTCTTGGCACGTCCAATGATATTACCGAGCGCAAGCAGGTCATGGACCGGCTCTCCCGGATGAACCAGATGTTTCTCCGGTTCGGTCCGGATTCCCGCGCCAATATCGGCCTGATCACGTCACTTGCCGGGGAACTCCTTCGCGGGTCCTGTGCATTCTATCACCGGCTCGAAAACGATTCCCTGGAATGTATCGGGCACTGGAACCCCCCGGCGGGATTTACGGATAGTGGTTCATGGGAAGACCGTTTTTTTGTGGATGTCATCCGGGGCAGTAAGGATGAACCGGTCCGGATAACCAACCCGGGCAGCCCGGCCTCTTCAGAATCCGATCCCGGCAGCGGGTCATTCCCGTTTAAAACGTATGTGGGAAAAACGGCCCGGATCGGTGACGATTACCAGGGTCTGCTCTCGGTACTGTACACGGATACGGTTGTTACGGCCGCAGCGGATCTCGAATTCCTCACTATCCTTGCCAATGCCATAGCTATCGAGGATGAACGGTGGCTGGCAAAAGAGTCCCTCATGGACAGCATGGAAAAATACCGGGGACTCTTTGAACTTGGCAGCGAAGCCATTTTCCTGATCGATAGCGAGACCGACCGGCTGCTCGAGGCAAACGAAGCTGCGAGCGAAATGTACGGGTACAGCCATGACGAACTGCTCTCCCTGAAAAATATGGACCTTATTGCGGAACAGGAAATAATCGAGCCCCCCATAAAACGACCGGCTACCGGGAACCTCTCGATTCCCCTGCAGTACCATATAAAAAAGGACGGGACCGTTTTCCCGGTCGAGATCAACGGGAAGTTCTTTATCTGGAGCGGAAGGCGGGTCCATGTCGCAGCAATACACGACATCACCGACCGCATACGGGCAGAAGATGCATTGCGCCGCGCCAACAAGAAACTCAACCTCCTCAACAGTATCAACCGGCACGATGTTGTGAACCAGCTCACCGTCCTGCAGGGATATTCACAGCTCGCACTCCTGCGGGAACCTGAGCCGGTCATCGGGGACTTCCTTGCAAAAATCGATGCCGTGAGCGATACCATAGCCCGGCAGCTCGCGTTTACCGGCATGTACCAGGAACTGGGCGTGCATGCCCCCGGCTGGCATCATCTTGATGATATCCTTTCCCGGGTCCGGCCAAAAGAGATCCTGTTCTCCAGTTCCTGCAGCAACATCGAGATCTTTGCCGATCCCATGCTGGAAATGGTATTTGCCAATCTTTTTGACAATGCGTTCCGGCACGGGGAACGGGTGTCCCGGATCAGCATCCGCTGTGAGCCTGCCGGGGACGACCTCATGATAACCGTGGAAGACAACGGGATTGGCGTTCCCCTTGACATAAAGCAGAAGATCTTCCAGAAAGGATTCGGGAAACATACCGGTTTCGGGCTTTTCCTGGTGCGGGAGATCCTTGCCATTACCGGCATCTCCATCCACGAGACCGGGAAACATGGGACCGGCGCCCGGTTCGAGATCATGGTGCCAAAAGACGGGTTCCGGCAGGGTAAAGTTTCACGGAAATAA